The following are encoded in a window of Salinibacter ruber DSM 13855 genomic DNA:
- a CDS encoding ABC transporter ATP-binding protein, whose protein sequence is MDTALALDGLRKAYGSTVAVDDLSLEVETGEIFGLIGPNGAGKTTAVECALGLRKPDEGTVRVLGMDPQQAARDPFYRRVGAQLQAAALPDRITVREALDLFASFYPETTDRDALLDRWGLADKRNASFGALSGGQKQRLFVALALVHDPDLVVLDEISTGLDPEARRGTQELLREVRASGTTVLLVTHFMDEAQALCDRVAMMDDGQCVALDTPQALIDRLDASYRVWFDAPPDFDPSPLRTADGIQDVAIVDGHVQTRGGEDLLTTVVHRLANAGVTPNDLHAERATLEDVFLALTDESHDPASSSHVTNAEPQSSKAPS, encoded by the coding sequence ATGGACACTGCTCTCGCCCTCGATGGCCTTCGAAAAGCATACGGCTCCACGGTCGCCGTGGACGACCTGTCTCTGGAGGTAGAGACGGGCGAGATCTTCGGGCTCATCGGTCCCAACGGCGCGGGCAAGACGACCGCCGTCGAGTGTGCCCTTGGGCTCCGGAAGCCAGACGAAGGCACTGTGCGCGTGCTCGGCATGGACCCGCAGCAGGCGGCACGCGACCCGTTCTACCGTCGGGTTGGCGCCCAGTTGCAGGCGGCCGCCCTGCCCGACCGCATCACGGTCCGCGAGGCCCTCGACCTGTTCGCCTCCTTTTATCCCGAGACGACCGACCGCGACGCGCTCCTCGACCGGTGGGGCCTGGCGGACAAGCGGAATGCGTCGTTCGGCGCCCTCTCCGGCGGCCAGAAGCAACGGCTCTTCGTGGCCCTCGCGCTGGTGCACGATCCCGACCTCGTGGTGCTCGACGAGATCTCGACGGGGCTCGACCCGGAGGCCCGTCGCGGCACGCAGGAGCTGCTCCGCGAGGTCCGGGCGTCCGGCACCACCGTCCTTCTCGTCACGCACTTCATGGACGAGGCCCAGGCGCTCTGCGACCGGGTCGCCATGATGGACGACGGGCAGTGTGTGGCCCTCGATACGCCTCAGGCCCTCATCGATCGGCTCGACGCTTCGTATCGGGTCTGGTTCGACGCGCCGCCCGATTTTGACCCTAGTCCCCTGCGCACGGCGGACGGCATACAGGATGTCGCGATCGTGGACGGTCACGTGCAGACGCGAGGCGGGGAGGACCTCCTCACGACCGTCGTGCACCGCCTCGCCAACGCAGGCGTCACGCCAAACGACCTGCACGCCGAGCGCGCTACCCTGGAGGATGTGTTCCTCGCCCTTACCGATGAGTCCCACGATCCCGCTTCGTCTTCTCACGTCACGAATGCAGAACCACAGTCCAGCAAAGCGCCCTCATGA
- a CDS encoding ABC transporter permease — protein MKAFLTLTWTESKLFLREPSATFFTLGFPLLLLFAFGAIFGNGPASAPGDVGYTTRAVPGYVALTIGSLGLLSLPITLATQRDQGILRRFRATPLRPTIVLGTQAAVNLVMLLVSTALLLVAAPIAYAVPLPPSSLLALGALLFAGIAFLSLGFLLGALMPTARAAQSVGMALFFPMLFLSGAAIPQFLFPDWLTTASLALPLTHVTRLLQDAWLHGQWNGTAALVLAATGVVSAVVAAWAFRWS, from the coding sequence ATGAAGGCCTTCCTCACGCTCACCTGGACCGAGTCGAAGCTCTTCCTGCGGGAGCCGTCCGCCACGTTCTTCACACTGGGCTTTCCCCTCCTTCTCCTCTTCGCCTTCGGTGCCATCTTCGGCAACGGCCCGGCCTCTGCGCCCGGCGACGTCGGCTACACCACGCGCGCTGTGCCCGGCTACGTGGCCCTCACGATCGGCTCCCTCGGTCTCCTGAGCCTGCCCATCACGCTGGCGACGCAGCGCGACCAGGGCATCCTGCGCCGGTTTCGCGCGACCCCGCTCCGCCCCACAATCGTGCTGGGCACACAGGCCGCCGTAAACCTCGTGATGCTCCTCGTGAGCACGGCCCTGCTTCTCGTCGCCGCCCCCATCGCGTACGCCGTGCCCCTGCCCCCGTCTTCCCTGCTGGCCCTCGGCGCGCTGCTGTTCGCCGGGATCGCCTTTCTGAGCCTCGGCTTCCTGCTCGGCGCCCTGATGCCCACGGCCCGCGCGGCCCAGTCGGTCGGGATGGCGCTCTTCTTTCCCATGCTGTTCCTCTCGGGCGCCGCCATTCCGCAGTTTCTCTTTCCCGACTGGCTGACGACCGCGAGCCTCGCCCTGCCGCTTACCCACGTCACCCGCCTCCTGCAGGACGCCTGGCTGCACGGCCAGTGGAACGGAACGGCGGCGCTCGTCCTTGCAGCCACGGGCGTCGTGAGCGCCGTCGTGGCGGCGTGGGCCTTCCGGTGGTCGTAA
- a CDS encoding tetratricopeptide repeat protein has product MLSTPTLPRKTFAFLLGGVLLVGLVACGSSTPMAPASSASSALESAAADSLLRQVKTQIREATDEGSLDSLKQARAWAKQATGGDRAALAHYYAALADYRMSNRLPEEDEARRGRVIEDAIGHLKRATEINGTMADAWALLSGYYGQMMGMNPMQGMSLGPKANEAMKRAKEHGPNNPRVWIIDGTSDFYTPGMFGGDKEKALTKFEKAARLAEQGSPDDPLMPGWGHAEAHAWVGVAHMEAERYDPARTAFEAALDLNPDYGWVRSVLLPRLEQQAG; this is encoded by the coding sequence ATGCTCTCGACCCCGACGCTCCCTCGAAAGACATTCGCTTTCCTCCTCGGCGGCGTTCTTCTGGTCGGACTCGTGGCCTGCGGGTCGAGCACGCCGATGGCCCCTGCCTCATCGGCGTCGTCCGCCCTCGAAAGTGCAGCGGCCGACTCGCTTCTCCGGCAGGTCAAAACCCAGATTCGGGAGGCCACCGACGAGGGATCCCTCGACTCCTTGAAGCAGGCCCGCGCCTGGGCCAAGCAGGCCACCGGGGGCGACCGCGCGGCGCTGGCCCACTACTACGCCGCCCTCGCCGACTACCGCATGTCGAACCGGCTCCCCGAAGAGGACGAGGCCCGGCGCGGGCGCGTGATCGAAGACGCCATCGGCCACCTCAAGCGCGCCACGGAGATCAACGGAACGATGGCGGACGCCTGGGCTCTGTTGTCGGGGTACTACGGGCAAATGATGGGCATGAACCCGATGCAGGGCATGTCGCTGGGCCCAAAGGCCAACGAGGCCATGAAACGGGCGAAGGAGCACGGGCCCAACAACCCGCGGGTGTGGATCATCGACGGCACGTCGGACTTCTACACGCCCGGCATGTTTGGCGGGGACAAAGAGAAGGCCCTGACGAAGTTCGAGAAGGCCGCGCGGCTCGCGGAGCAGGGCTCGCCCGACGACCCGCTGATGCCCGGTTGGGGCCACGCCGAGGCGCACGCCTGGGTCGGCGTCGCCCACATGGAGGCCGAGCGGTACGACCCGGCCCGCACGGCCTTCGAGGCGGCCCTCGACCTCAATCCCGACTACGGATGGGTGCGATCCGTCCTCCTACCCCGGCTTGAACAGCAAGCCGGGTAG
- a CDS encoding TonB-dependent receptor encodes MCRRFVGGLVLVLALIPGVAPAQPAVVEGQVRDAQGAPVPYANVQIDGAAVGTAAGEDGRFRFETTRTGSVVLRASAVGYPPVEQSLRLRAGDTSTVRLTLRAESIELGEAVVTGETFSTGSPSEATLGSTEAVTTPGAAGDLFRALQSFPGVAAPGDGAGLFVRGGDVTETKTLLDQATVYHPYRYESPAGGSFGAVRPFLVGGTTFATGGFSAQYGNALSGVLAMESKDRPEESSRYVNLGLAAASVSLDQPLVGDEFGLRLSGNRSFTGVLFRVNGQRGDYATVPQGMDGTLGLTWDYGPTGQLKLLAFARRNRIGVETTEGTYTGVYRDRTTNQLYNLQWTAQAKGWTVESSASWNAYTSQKTLGALDLSPADRAAKLRVDATRGGGDWTVRTGGTVERRHYRFDGTVPTQPDVVAPDAPTRSVDESVRATRAGGYVEVESSLLSSVVARAGLRTDVHSRAGRPVVDPRVGLAWSFAPNTQLRAAWGLYHQFPELSTYGEHVGKNTLGAQRAQHVVLGLRHEREHLLLRAEAYHKPYRDLVVRTGSSRYANDGTGVARGIDLFAKYGSFLGTRVNGWASYSLLRSHRTQPRDRGTDVKLDDGPAPYDLTHQITAVGKVRVIDQFRVGGTYSYVTGRPFTPVVGTERLESGALLPVDGPVGGERLPAYHRLDLQVSYFWPFNRQQNVVVYAALNNVLDRANAVDVTYSPDYSTRRYRRTDFRRSVYFGLTLTL; translated from the coding sequence ATGTGTCGCCGCTTCGTTGGAGGCCTTGTCCTCGTGCTCGCGCTCATTCCCGGCGTGGCCCCGGCCCAGCCCGCCGTCGTGGAAGGCCAGGTGCGCGACGCGCAGGGCGCGCCGGTCCCCTACGCGAACGTGCAGATTGACGGGGCGGCCGTCGGCACCGCGGCCGGAGAAGACGGCCGGTTCCGCTTCGAAACGACGCGCACCGGGTCGGTCGTCCTGCGGGCCTCGGCCGTCGGCTACCCCCCCGTCGAACAGTCCCTCCGCCTCCGCGCTGGCGACACGAGCACCGTGCGGCTCACGCTTCGGGCCGAGAGCATCGAGCTCGGCGAGGCGGTCGTCACCGGCGAGACGTTCTCGACCGGCTCGCCCTCCGAGGCAACGTTGGGCTCGACCGAAGCCGTGACGACCCCGGGCGCCGCCGGCGATCTGTTCCGCGCCCTGCAGTCGTTTCCAGGCGTGGCCGCGCCGGGGGACGGAGCCGGCCTGTTCGTGCGCGGCGGGGACGTGACCGAGACGAAGACCCTGCTCGACCAGGCGACGGTCTACCATCCGTACCGCTACGAGTCCCCGGCGGGGGGCTCGTTCGGTGCTGTGCGCCCCTTCCTCGTCGGCGGCACCACCTTTGCTACGGGCGGTTTCTCGGCACAGTACGGCAACGCGCTCTCGGGCGTCCTCGCGATGGAATCGAAGGATCGCCCGGAGGAATCCAGCCGGTACGTAAACCTCGGGCTCGCCGCCGCGTCGGTCTCCCTCGACCAGCCGCTCGTGGGGGACGAGTTCGGCCTCCGGCTCTCCGGCAACCGGTCATTCACCGGGGTGCTCTTCCGCGTCAACGGCCAGCGCGGGGACTACGCCACCGTGCCGCAGGGCATGGACGGCACCCTGGGCCTGACCTGGGACTACGGCCCCACCGGGCAGTTGAAGCTCCTTGCCTTTGCCCGCCGCAACCGCATCGGCGTGGAGACGACCGAAGGCACCTACACCGGCGTCTACCGGGACCGGACGACGAATCAGCTCTACAACCTGCAGTGGACGGCCCAGGCGAAGGGGTGGACCGTGGAGTCGAGCGCCTCCTGGAACGCGTATACGTCGCAAAAGACGCTGGGCGCCCTCGACCTGTCGCCCGCCGACCGGGCCGCCAAGCTACGCGTCGACGCTACGCGCGGGGGCGGGGACTGGACCGTTCGCACCGGCGGCACGGTGGAGCGTCGGCACTACCGATTCGACGGCACGGTTCCCACACAGCCGGACGTGGTGGCGCCCGATGCCCCCACCCGATCGGTCGACGAATCCGTGCGGGCCACACGCGCCGGGGGGTACGTCGAGGTCGAATCGAGCCTGCTCTCGTCGGTCGTCGCGCGGGCCGGGCTGCGCACCGATGTCCACAGCCGGGCGGGCCGTCCGGTCGTCGATCCGCGGGTGGGGCTCGCCTGGTCGTTTGCGCCGAACACGCAGCTGCGGGCCGCCTGGGGCCTCTACCACCAGTTTCCGGAGCTCAGCACCTACGGCGAGCACGTCGGCAAAAACACGCTCGGCGCCCAACGCGCCCAGCACGTCGTGCTCGGCCTGCGCCACGAGCGGGAACACCTGTTGCTCCGCGCGGAGGCCTATCACAAGCCGTACCGCGACCTGGTCGTCCGCACCGGGTCCTCGCGCTACGCCAACGACGGCACGGGCGTCGCACGGGGCATCGACCTGTTCGCCAAGTACGGATCGTTCCTCGGCACGCGCGTCAACGGATGGGCCTCCTACAGCCTCCTCCGCTCCCACCGCACCCAGCCCCGCGACCGGGGGACGGACGTGAAGTTGGACGACGGGCCGGCCCCCTACGACCTGACGCATCAGATCACGGCGGTTGGGAAGGTGCGCGTGATCGACCAGTTCCGGGTCGGCGGCACCTACAGCTACGTCACCGGCCGGCCCTTCACGCCCGTCGTGGGCACCGAGCGGCTGGAGTCCGGCGCCCTCCTGCCGGTCGACGGGCCCGTGGGCGGCGAGCGGCTTCCGGCCTACCACCGCCTCGACCTGCAGGTGAGCTACTTCTGGCCCTTCAACCGCCAGCAGAACGTGGTCGTCTACGCGGCGCTCAACAACGTCCTCGACCGGGCCAACGCCGTCGACGTGACCTACTCGCCCGACTATTCGACCCGCCGGTACCGGCGGACGGACTTCCGCCGGTCGGTCTACTTCGGCCTTACGCTCACGCTCTGA